One part of the Halobacteria archaeon AArc-dxtr1 genome encodes these proteins:
- a CDS encoding DegT/DnrJ/EryC1/StrS family aminotransferase, with product MSDVPIADPEVGEAAADRVHSVLADGRLADGPEVRAFESEFAAYCDADHGVATSNGTTALQTALEALGVSRGDAVITSPFSFVASANAIRHAGAIPVFADIDPETYTIDPEAVAEIVRRREDVVGLLPVHLYGLAADMDRLGEIADDHDLFVVEDACQAHGAAIDGERVGTIGDAACFSFYPTKNMTTGEGGIITTDDERLAERAAGYVNHGRIETDGGRYDHVELGHNHRMTSLAAAIGRTQLERLPAFNEARRENAAAYDEALAELPVETPTVPDGYRHVYHQYTIRTGERDGLQEALAERGIGASVYYETPIHRQPAYETVSTAATSCPEADRAAETVLSLPVHPNVSDDDRDAVVRAISDYFDPS from the coding sequence CCGGAAGTCCGTGCCTTCGAGTCCGAGTTCGCCGCCTACTGCGACGCAGACCACGGCGTCGCCACGTCGAACGGAACCACCGCCTTGCAGACGGCCCTGGAAGCGCTTGGCGTCTCGCGGGGCGATGCCGTCATCACGTCGCCCTTTTCGTTCGTCGCGAGTGCGAACGCGATCCGCCACGCTGGCGCCATCCCCGTCTTCGCGGACATCGACCCGGAGACGTACACGATCGATCCCGAGGCTGTCGCCGAGATCGTCCGGCGTCGTGAGGACGTCGTCGGGCTTCTCCCGGTCCACCTCTACGGGCTGGCAGCCGACATGGACCGCCTCGGGGAGATCGCCGACGATCACGACCTCTTCGTCGTCGAGGACGCCTGCCAGGCCCACGGCGCGGCGATCGACGGCGAGCGCGTCGGAACGATCGGCGACGCCGCCTGCTTCTCGTTTTACCCGACCAAGAACATGACGACCGGCGAGGGCGGCATCATCACGACCGACGACGAGCGCCTCGCCGAGCGCGCAGCCGGCTACGTCAATCACGGCCGGATCGAGACCGACGGCGGACGGTACGACCACGTCGAGCTGGGGCATAACCACCGGATGACGAGCCTCGCGGCGGCGATCGGCCGCACCCAGTTAGAGCGACTCCCCGCGTTCAACGAGGCTCGACGCGAGAACGCCGCCGCCTACGACGAGGCCCTCGCCGAGCTCCCGGTCGAAACCCCGACGGTACCCGACGGGTACCGACACGTCTACCACCAGTACACGATCCGGACCGGTGAGCGCGACGGCCTCCAGGAGGCCCTCGCAGAGCGCGGGATCGGCGCGAGCGTCTACTACGAGACGCCGATCCACCGCCAGCCGGCCTACGAGACCGTAAGCACCGCCGCGACGAGCTGTCCCGAAGCCGATCGCGCTGCCGAGACGGTTCTCTCGCTGCCGGTCCACCCGAACGTCAGCGACGACGACCGGGACGCCGTCGTTCGGGCGATTTCGGACTACTTCGATCCCTCATGA
- a CDS encoding Gfo/Idh/MocA family oxidoreductase, translating into MTDYRPPRNDSTPLRIGVIGVGSMGENHARVYAELRDVELAGVTDQNRDLAREVAHRYGTEARSFEELLSACDAVTVAVPTHAHEEVVSACLDAGVHVLVEKPIADSVEAARRLAERAQQAGLVLQVGHIERFNPAVGALGDLLDDHEIIAVDANRLGPPVDREGTDGVVADLMVHDVDIVGSIFGGRPDEITASAAEDGQYATATMRFDDVVASLTASRVTQKKVRKLTVTTTECLIEVDYLEQSVLIHRDSYPSYVTDDGTNRYRHESVVERPRIDNGEPLRHELESFVEAVKTGSEPVVTAEDGIRALQTITRIERRVGADEVVVQ; encoded by the coding sequence ATGACAGACTACCGCCCACCACGTAACGACTCGACCCCCCTCCGAATCGGCGTCATCGGCGTCGGCTCGATGGGAGAGAACCACGCCCGCGTCTACGCCGAGCTCCGCGACGTCGAGCTCGCGGGTGTCACCGACCAGAATCGCGACCTCGCTCGGGAGGTTGCCCACCGGTATGGTACCGAGGCACGCTCATTCGAGGAGCTGCTCTCGGCCTGTGACGCCGTCACCGTCGCCGTCCCCACGCACGCCCACGAGGAGGTGGTCTCCGCCTGCCTCGATGCCGGCGTCCACGTTTTGGTCGAGAAACCGATCGCCGACTCGGTCGAGGCGGCCCGTCGGCTCGCCGAGCGCGCCCAGCAGGCCGGACTCGTCCTCCAGGTCGGCCACATCGAGCGGTTCAACCCTGCAGTCGGCGCTCTGGGGGACCTGCTCGACGACCACGAGATCATCGCGGTCGATGCCAATCGCCTCGGACCACCCGTCGACCGGGAGGGGACCGACGGCGTCGTCGCCGATCTGATGGTCCACGACGTCGACATCGTCGGCTCGATCTTCGGCGGGCGTCCGGACGAGATCACGGCCTCGGCTGCCGAGGACGGCCAGTACGCCACCGCGACGATGCGCTTCGACGACGTCGTGGCCTCGCTGACCGCGAGTCGGGTCACCCAGAAGAAGGTCCGCAAGCTCACGGTGACGACCACAGAGTGTCTCATCGAGGTCGACTACTTGGAGCAGTCGGTGTTGATTCACCGCGACTCCTACCCATCCTACGTCACCGACGACGGCACGAACCGGTACCGCCACGAGAGCGTGGTTGAACGTCCCCGAATCGACAACGGAGAACCGCTGCGCCACGAGCTCGAGTCGTTCGTCGAGGCGGTCAAAACCGGCTCGGAGCCCGTGGTGACCGCAGAAGACGGCATCCGCGCGCTCCAGACGATAACACGAATCGAGCGCCGGGTCGGCGCCGACGAGGTGGTCGTGCAATGA
- a CDS encoding nucleotide sugar dehydrogenase, whose product MTDAIEVAPYDADGDDDRISEAFAAGEIPVAVYGLGKMGLPLAAVYAETAGNVTGVDVDPDVVGTVSRGESHVDGEPGLDELVADQVDAGRLTATTDGAAAASQARIHVIIVPTLLDENQQPDLSTIEAVVDDIATGLQPGDLVIAESTLPPGTCRDVIRPHLAAESGISADAFGVAFCPERTSSGRALQDIRGAYPKVVGGVDAESTRAAALVYDELSANEIHAVSDATTAEAVKVFEGIYRDVNIGLANELARVCESFGVSAREAFATANDLPMCQLHDPGPGVGGHCIPFYPHFVLSQADEMPITRAAREVNDGMPGVTVDHLEAELAAVGTPLSTARVAVLGITYRPEIEETRASPGVDVVTELRERGATVFGADPMVDPAEFGAEPVRIDDLTEHELDAAVLVTPHEAFAAIDWPALDPMVVVDGRDALELGETDHRVFTLGGSESGSGPAAETGRADGRTQPAEHTPDRRVLTADSADGGED is encoded by the coding sequence ATGACGGACGCGATCGAGGTGGCTCCCTACGATGCTGACGGCGATGACGACAGAATCAGCGAGGCGTTCGCCGCCGGAGAGATTCCGGTAGCGGTCTACGGACTCGGGAAGATGGGCCTTCCCCTTGCGGCCGTCTACGCCGAGACGGCGGGGAATGTGACCGGCGTCGACGTCGACCCCGACGTCGTCGGCACCGTCTCCCGCGGCGAGAGCCACGTCGACGGCGAACCCGGACTCGACGAGCTAGTTGCCGACCAGGTCGACGCCGGACGGCTGACGGCGACGACAGACGGCGCCGCGGCCGCCTCGCAGGCGCGAATCCACGTCATCATCGTCCCGACGCTACTCGACGAGAACCAGCAGCCGGACCTCTCGACGATTGAAGCGGTCGTCGACGACATCGCGACCGGTCTCCAGCCCGGCGATCTCGTCATCGCCGAGTCGACGCTCCCACCAGGAACCTGCCGGGACGTGATCCGCCCTCACCTCGCCGCCGAGAGCGGAATCTCTGCGGATGCGTTCGGCGTCGCGTTCTGCCCGGAGCGGACCTCCTCGGGGCGCGCGTTACAGGATATTCGGGGCGCCTACCCCAAGGTCGTCGGCGGCGTCGACGCCGAGAGCACCCGGGCCGCCGCGCTGGTGTACGACGAACTCTCAGCCAACGAGATACACGCCGTCTCCGACGCCACCACCGCAGAGGCGGTGAAGGTCTTCGAGGGGATCTACCGCGACGTCAACATCGGGCTGGCAAACGAGCTCGCCCGCGTCTGCGAGTCCTTTGGTGTCTCCGCGCGCGAGGCGTTCGCGACCGCCAACGACCTCCCGATGTGCCAGCTCCACGATCCCGGTCCGGGCGTCGGGGGCCACTGCATCCCCTTCTACCCCCACTTCGTGCTCTCGCAGGCCGACGAGATGCCGATCACCCGCGCGGCTCGCGAGGTCAACGACGGGATGCCGGGCGTGACCGTCGACCACCTCGAAGCCGAACTCGCGGCCGTCGGTACGCCGCTGTCTACCGCACGCGTTGCCGTCCTCGGGATCACCTACCGCCCCGAAATCGAAGAGACCCGCGCCTCGCCGGGCGTCGACGTGGTCACCGAACTCCGCGAGCGCGGCGCGACCGTCTTCGGCGCCGATCCGATGGTCGATCCGGCCGAATTTGGAGCCGAACCGGTCCGGATCGACGATCTCACAGAGCACGAGTTGGACGCTGCCGTGCTGGTGACGCCCCACGAGGCGTTCGCCGCGATCGACTGGCCGGCGCTCGACCCGATGGTCGTCGTCGACGGCCGCGACGCCCTCGAGTTAGGCGAGACGGACCACCGGGTGTTCACGCTCGGCGGCTCGGAGTCCGGGAGCGGTCCGGCCGCCGAGACTGGACGCGCCGACGGTCGAACGCAGCCGGCCGAGCACACGCCGGACAGACGCGTGCTTACGGCCGATTCGGCCGACGGGGGTGAGGACTGA
- a CDS encoding glycosyltransferase — MYRGRSVGVVVTAYNEASFVGRVIETVPDFVDRVYAVDDASPDDSWDVIQDVAERLNGGSRSHPEPAITDGGDDRFVVPIRHDENRGYGGAVKTGYERAAADGIDVVAVLNGDGQMDPAILDRIIDPVVSGEADYAKGNRLLDSDDRGGMSTFRFIGNAMLSGLSKFAAGYWSISDPQNGYTAISREAIESLDLDAITDNYGFLNHLLTHLNVEGFRVADVPMTAVYGDEESSIRYVPFIRFVSLLLLRSFLFRLRQRYVVQQFHPTVVFYGAGSAGLLASVGGAVAAGKRAMGDSDGDGVLASLISVLTLLVGAVALGAAIAMDAAENASLETTVERERAAGPEPTGDAVDSPRTSGAVGPTGSGGTAAADGGTERPAAERSEGAD; from the coding sequence ATGTACCGCGGTCGGAGCGTCGGCGTCGTCGTGACTGCCTACAACGAGGCGTCGTTCGTCGGCCGCGTCATCGAGACCGTCCCCGACTTCGTCGACCGCGTCTACGCCGTCGACGACGCTTCGCCCGACGACTCCTGGGACGTGATTCAGGACGTCGCCGAGCGACTGAACGGGGGCTCGCGATCCCATCCAGAGCCGGCGATCACTGACGGCGGCGACGACCGGTTCGTCGTCCCGATCCGCCACGACGAGAACCGCGGCTACGGCGGGGCCGTCAAAACCGGTTACGAGCGCGCCGCAGCCGACGGGATCGACGTCGTCGCGGTGCTGAACGGCGACGGGCAGATGGACCCTGCCATCTTGGATCGGATTATCGACCCGGTCGTCTCCGGCGAGGCCGACTACGCGAAGGGCAACCGGCTGCTCGATTCGGACGACCGTGGTGGGATGTCGACGTTCCGGTTCATCGGCAACGCAATGCTCTCTGGGCTCTCGAAGTTCGCGGCCGGCTACTGGTCGATTAGCGACCCACAGAACGGGTACACGGCGATCTCCCGGGAGGCGATCGAGAGCCTCGACCTTGACGCGATCACGGACAACTACGGCTTTCTCAATCACCTGCTTACCCACTTGAACGTCGAAGGGTTTCGAGTTGCTGACGTACCGATGACGGCCGTCTACGGCGACGAGGAGAGCAGTATTCGGTACGTTCCGTTCATCAGATTCGTCTCGTTGCTGTTGCTTCGCAGCTTCCTCTTCCGGCTCCGACAGCGGTACGTCGTCCAGCAGTTCCACCCCACCGTGGTCTTCTACGGCGCCGGGAGTGCCGGCCTGCTGGCTAGCGTCGGCGGCGCGGTTGCGGCAGGAAAGCGCGCTATGGGCGACAGCGACGGCGACGGCGTCCTTGCCTCGCTCATCTCGGTGCTTACCCTGCTCGTGGGTGCGGTGGCACTTGGCGCTGCCATCGCGATGGACGCCGCCGAAAACGCCTCCCTCGAGACGACGGTCGAACGCGAGCGTGCGGCCGGCCCAGAGCCGACTGGCGACGCGGTCGACTCGCCGCGGACGAGCGGTGCCGTCGGACCGACTGGCTCCGGCGGGACGGCAGCCGCCGACGGGGGAACCGAACGACCGGCCGCGGAGCGCTCGGAAGGTGCTGATTAA
- a CDS encoding glycosyltransferase: MRVLTLTNSVDAPFLTQQLSALERRGVSFTVEAVDGTVTSTTSRGPVDYLRYLPSVLRESLGEYDLVHAHYGLLGPVALAQLRRPVVLSLWGSDLYGPVEPISRLSAPLCDEVVVMSEQMRTDLGRECTVIPDGVNLSQFEPEPQDEARETVGWDAEAANVLFPYPPDREVKNYPRAERVVHAVDDLVDQPVRLQTISGVDHDDVSTYMSAADALILTSHSEGSPNSVKEAMACNLPVVAADVGDVRERLDGVDPSAVGSTDAELIDGLREVLERGERSNGREAAREVSVEHTAEAMLDVYERVA, from the coding sequence ATGCGTGTACTCACCCTGACCAACAGCGTCGACGCGCCGTTTCTGACCCAGCAGCTGTCGGCGCTCGAGCGCCGTGGCGTCTCCTTTACCGTCGAGGCCGTCGACGGCACGGTGACGTCGACGACCTCGCGGGGCCCGGTCGACTACCTGCGATATCTGCCGTCGGTGCTCCGAGAGTCCCTCGGGGAGTACGATCTGGTCCACGCCCACTACGGCCTCCTGGGACCCGTTGCGCTGGCTCAACTGCGCCGACCGGTCGTCCTCTCGTTGTGGGGATCGGATCTCTACGGTCCCGTCGAGCCGATCAGCCGGCTCTCGGCGCCGCTCTGCGACGAGGTGGTTGTCATGTCTGAGCAGATGCGGACGGATCTGGGACGGGAGTGCACCGTCATCCCCGACGGCGTCAACCTCTCCCAGTTCGAACCCGAGCCTCAGGACGAAGCGCGAGAGACCGTGGGATGGGACGCAGAGGCGGCAAACGTCCTCTTTCCCTACCCGCCGGATCGGGAAGTCAAAAACTATCCGCGCGCCGAGCGGGTCGTCCACGCAGTCGATGACTTGGTCGACCAGCCAGTCCGCTTGCAGACGATCTCCGGCGTCGACCACGACGACGTCTCGACCTACATGAGCGCGGCCGACGCGCTGATTCTAACCTCTCACAGCGAGGGGTCGCCGAACTCCGTCAAGGAAGCGATGGCCTGCAACCTCCCCGTGGTTGCCGCCGACGTCGGCGACGTGCGCGAGCGTCTCGACGGCGTGGATCCCTCCGCCGTCGGTAGTACGGACGCCGAACTGATTGACGGACTGCGGGAAGTCTTAGAGCGCGGCGAGCGCTCGAATGGTCGGGAAGCCGCCCGCGAGGTGAGCGTCGAGCACACTGCCGAGGCGATGCTCGACGTCTACGAGCGCGTGGCGTGA
- a CDS encoding NAD-dependent epimerase/dehydratase family protein, which yields MHSGGVTVTRTAAVTGATGFLGTTLCEQLLADGWEVRGLCRERSDRSPLGEAVEWHVGDIAEGDAEPIRELVDGADAVFHLAGIGLWSADDETVEQVNVEGTRRVLGACADADAGRLVFTSTAGTRRPSESGGVADETDLAPPVGAYQRSKARAEVLVDEYAETAGEAVTVHPTSIFGPGDETFTGGLLAMATEPTMPIHLPGGVSIVGVSDVVDGILAAYEEGENGEHYILGGENLRFDRAVSRIADQTGGSPARIRVPATAIHAAGPVAEVVGSATGRRVFPFDSEMARLSTEPLFYTSEKAHDKLGYTYEPIEAHVPDAMAWYRSQ from the coding sequence GTGCACTCGGGAGGTGTCACGGTGACCCGAACCGCCGCAGTCACCGGAGCGACCGGCTTCCTCGGGACCACCCTCTGCGAGCAGTTGCTCGCAGACGGCTGGGAGGTTCGGGGCCTCTGCCGAGAGCGTTCGGACCGCAGTCCGCTCGGAGAGGCGGTCGAGTGGCACGTCGGCGACATCGCCGAGGGCGACGCCGAGCCGATTCGCGAGCTCGTCGACGGCGCGGACGCCGTCTTCCACCTGGCTGGAATCGGCCTCTGGAGCGCCGACGACGAAACCGTCGAGCAGGTGAACGTCGAGGGGACCAGACGCGTTCTCGGCGCCTGTGCCGACGCCGACGCGGGACGGCTGGTCTTTACCAGCACCGCGGGGACCCGACGCCCGAGCGAGTCGGGCGGCGTCGCCGACGAGACCGACCTGGCGCCGCCGGTCGGCGCCTACCAGCGCTCGAAGGCCCGTGCGGAGGTGCTCGTCGACGAGTACGCCGAGACCGCGGGCGAGGCCGTCACGGTCCACCCCACCTCGATCTTCGGCCCCGGCGACGAGACGTTCACGGGCGGGCTGCTCGCGATGGCGACCGAGCCGACGATGCCCATCCATCTTCCCGGCGGCGTCAGTATCGTCGGCGTCTCGGACGTCGTCGACGGCATTCTCGCAGCGTACGAGGAAGGCGAGAACGGCGAGCACTACATCTTAGGCGGCGAGAACCTGCGCTTCGACCGGGCCGTCTCCCGGATCGCCGACCAGACCGGCGGCTCGCCGGCTCGGATTCGGGTGCCCGCAACCGCAATCCACGCGGCCGGGCCGGTCGCCGAGGTCGTTGGCTCGGCCACCGGTCGCCGGGTGTTTCCCTTCGACAGCGAGATGGCTCGGCTGTCGACCGAACCGCTCTTCTACACCTCCGAGAAGGCCCACGACAAACTCGGCTACACCTACGAGCCGATCGAGGCCCACGTTCCCGACGCAATGGCGTGGTACCGGTCGCAGTAA
- a CDS encoding DUF362 domain-containing protein, giving the protein MSSQTPGRVRAERVGPTTGKSGDRRGWQPSLDARSATFEAAIETLLEPALGELREAEEIVVVPDAHYPYHPSSGMITDPAVVDAVLGHLDRETAASLSVAGSSDERIAFDRTAAHVDYTSVCDRRSAELRDLSTEPDAWAEVSIPDGEGGEDAIAITVPEALLEATVVVVPTLRPTRDGPVAGAMRALGRHVESEAESGRAAYAATQAAAPALALLDATTIFGGEPFAGDALLAGEPAGVDAVGADLLDRSSGADGALSAAFAGDGVSVRVEGGALAELSDDAPSGELPPADETHPAVSLAYGLYATVSGDAVPPQLAQETTTADETTAESEGSS; this is encoded by the coding sequence GTGAGCTCCCAGACCCCGGGTCGCGTTCGAGCCGAACGCGTCGGCCCGACGACCGGAAAAAGCGGTGATCGCCGCGGCTGGCAGCCGTCGCTCGACGCTCGGTCGGCCACGTTCGAGGCAGCCATCGAAACGTTGCTCGAACCCGCACTCGGCGAGCTTCGCGAGGCCGAGGAGATCGTCGTCGTCCCCGACGCACACTACCCCTACCACCCCTCCTCGGGGATGATCACCGACCCCGCAGTCGTCGACGCCGTGCTCGGCCACCTCGACCGGGAGACGGCTGCGTCGCTGTCGGTCGCCGGCTCGTCGGACGAGCGGATCGCGTTCGACCGGACGGCGGCACACGTCGACTACACGAGCGTCTGCGACCGACGGAGTGCAGAGCTGCGCGACCTCTCGACCGAACCGGACGCGTGGGCCGAGGTGTCGATACCGGACGGGGAGGGCGGCGAGGACGCGATCGCGATAACGGTTCCCGAGGCGCTGCTCGAAGCGACTGTCGTCGTCGTCCCGACGCTGCGCCCGACCCGCGACGGCCCGGTCGCCGGCGCGATGCGGGCGCTCGGCCGACACGTCGAGAGCGAGGCCGAATCCGGCCGGGCGGCCTACGCGGCCACGCAGGCGGCAGCTCCCGCGCTCGCCCTGCTGGACGCGACGACGATCTTCGGCGGCGAACCGTTCGCCGGCGACGCCCTCCTGGCCGGCGAGCCGGCGGGGGTCGACGCGGTCGGCGCCGATCTGCTCGACCGGTCGAGTGGCGCTGACGGGGCCCTCTCGGCCGCGTTCGCCGGGGACGGTGTGTCCGTCCGAGTTGAGGGCGGTGCCCTCGCGGAGCTGTCGGACGACGCCCCGTCGGGCGAGCTCCCGCCCGCGGACGAGACCCACCCTGCCGTGAGTCTCGCTTACGGACTCTACGCGACGGTCAGCGGCGACGCGGTGCCGCCCCAGCTGGCACAGGAGACGACCACAGCGGACGAGACGACGGCCGAGTCGGAGGGATCTTCATGA
- a CDS encoding Gfo/Idh/MocA family oxidoreductase: MHALLSNRWQNSDSLSLAILGVGNIGRVHLKAALAMDGVSVAAVADAVPENRTRASDLGVESIYDDYTALFEADGEQIDAAVVALPPFLHRDAVEQAAEWGVDVFVEKPLARSTEEAEAMLATADEAGIHVGVDHTLRYQPDLVGVKEAFEERRVGHVPYASMVRLNDGPLGRPPATEPPAEWALDSEAAGGGSVLELGVHCFDVLEWLFGPLEVRDATIDRTLETDVEDAATALMRAPETETTITLHCGSYQWEELPEVNTRLQLEGITGTIENETYLPGNFYASAAGSALSNVASRLRRRDPEVFGPTFFLRAHYAALEDFVDAVRADETPPVSGSQGLRTLELAEQVYELAADAPERDAMEVSP; this comes from the coding sequence ATGCACGCGTTACTTTCGAACCGATGGCAGAATTCTGACAGCCTCTCGCTTGCGATCCTCGGCGTCGGGAACATCGGCCGTGTTCACCTGAAAGCCGCGCTCGCGATGGACGGCGTCTCCGTCGCCGCGGTCGCCGATGCGGTCCCCGAGAATCGCACGCGGGCGAGCGATCTGGGCGTCGAATCGATCTACGACGACTACACGGCGCTGTTCGAGGCGGACGGTGAGCAGATCGACGCCGCGGTGGTCGCGCTCCCACCGTTTCTCCACCGCGACGCCGTCGAGCAGGCTGCCGAGTGGGGTGTCGACGTCTTCGTCGAGAAACCCCTCGCACGCTCGACCGAGGAGGCCGAAGCGATGCTCGCGACCGCCGACGAGGCCGGCATCCACGTCGGCGTCGACCACACGCTCCGGTACCAGCCGGACCTGGTCGGCGTCAAGGAAGCCTTCGAGGAACGTCGCGTCGGCCACGTTCCCTACGCCTCGATGGTACGGCTCAACGACGGTCCACTCGGCCGCCCGCCCGCAACGGAGCCGCCCGCGGAGTGGGCGCTCGATTCGGAGGCTGCCGGCGGCGGCAGCGTCCTCGAGCTCGGCGTCCACTGCTTCGACGTCTTGGAGTGGCTCTTCGGCCCGCTCGAGGTCCGTGACGCCACGATCGACCGGACGCTCGAGACGGACGTCGAGGACGCGGCGACCGCGCTCATGCGGGCTCCGGAGACGGAGACGACGATCACGCTGCACTGTGGCTCCTACCAGTGGGAGGAGCTGCCGGAGGTAAACACCCGGCTCCAGCTCGAGGGGATCACGGGGACGATCGAGAACGAGACGTACCTCCCCGGAAACTTCTACGCGAGTGCGGCCGGGTCGGCGCTTTCGAACGTCGCCAGCCGGCTCCGCCGACGCGATCCCGAGGTGTTCGGCCCGACGTTCTTCCTACGGGCACACTACGCGGCACTCGAGGACTTCGTGGACGCGGTGCGAGCCGACGAGACGCCGCCTGTCTCGGGTTCACAGGGCCTGCGAACCCTCGAACTGGCCGAACAGGTGTACGAGCTCGCGGCGGATGCACCCGAACGCGACGCCATGGAGGTGTCGCCGTGA
- a CDS encoding polysaccharide deacetylase family protein produces the protein MGRVVLSLDAELGWGFHDLASPPPARVEAGRRGWRTMLDLLEETRIPATWAVVGHLLLDACDGRHDAHPTPEGWFERERGAWKDRPDLRFGTDLVAELLESPVDHEFASHSFSHVLFGNPATTREIADTELERSVAAADDWGQRIDSFIYPRNDVGHRDVLAEHGVSAYRGRSPTPDGARGIVRALRGGSLLVEPTVDEYGLVNVPASMFLFGCEGPVRSVAESVWDDPMVALARRGIDEAAEADDDAVFHMWLHPNNLVTERDDHRMRTILEYLNQRRRDGSVTVETMRSIAEGARPCSVRNAKPAQTR, from the coding sequence ATGGGACGGGTAGTGCTCTCGCTCGACGCCGAGCTCGGGTGGGGGTTTCACGACCTGGCATCGCCACCGCCCGCACGGGTCGAAGCCGGCCGTCGGGGCTGGCGAACGATGCTCGACCTCTTAGAGGAGACTCGAATTCCGGCCACGTGGGCCGTCGTCGGTCACCTGCTGCTCGACGCCTGTGATGGTCGACACGACGCCCACCCGACGCCGGAGGGCTGGTTCGAACGCGAGCGCGGCGCGTGGAAGGACCGTCCCGACCTCCGCTTTGGCACCGATCTCGTCGCCGAGCTGCTCGAGTCGCCGGTCGACCACGAGTTTGCGAGCCACTCGTTTTCCCACGTGCTGTTCGGCAATCCGGCGACCACGCGGGAGATTGCCGACACCGAACTCGAACGCAGCGTCGCCGCCGCCGACGACTGGGGGCAGCGGATCGACTCGTTTATCTACCCCAGAAACGACGTCGGTCACCGCGACGTGCTGGCCGAGCACGGTGTGAGCGCCTACCGCGGGCGCTCTCCGACACCGGACGGGGCACGCGGAATTGTCCGCGCCTTGCGCGGTGGCTCACTGCTCGTCGAGCCGACCGTAGACGAGTACGGACTGGTAAACGTGCCGGCCTCGATGTTCCTGTTCGGCTGTGAGGGGCCGGTACGCTCGGTGGCCGAGTCGGTCTGGGACGACCCGATGGTCGCGCTCGCTCGCCGGGGAATCGACGAGGCGGCCGAGGCGGACGACGACGCCGTCTTCCACATGTGGCTGCACCCGAACAACCTCGTAACCGAGCGCGACGATCACCGCATGCGGACGATCCTCGAGTACCTCAACCAGCGTCGACGGGACGGAAGCGTGACCGTCGAGACGATGCGGTCGATCGCCGAGGGTGCTCGTCCGTGCTCAGTACGGAACGCAAAGCCAGCACAGACGCGTTAA